The proteins below are encoded in one region of Mariprofundus sp. NF:
- the miaB gene encoding tRNA (N6-isopentenyl adenosine(37)-C2)-methylthiotransferase MiaB, which yields MKQESQKLQGLDRLFIKTYGCQMNEYDSGRMADMMKQAYGLRLVATPDQADVVLMNTCSVREKAEDKVYSELGRYKKLKEKRPDMIIGVGGCVGQQEGERIQKRAPYVDIVFGPQTYHRLPEMIKEIRRDRVCLTEIDMPEIEKFDHLPKAESHGAAGCVTIMEGCDKFCTFCVVPYTRGAEISRPVTDILEECRQLLAGGAVEISLLGQNVNAYRGPGPDEEEWDFTMLLYAVAELPGLKRLRFSTSHPMEMTSELCIAFAEIPQLMPYLHLPVQSGSDHLLKVMHRSHDRETYFRIIDELRQHCPDIALSSDFIVGYPGETDEDFEATLDLVRRVNYGSAFCFKYSPRPGTPASKVEDSVPEAVKDIRLQQLLTLTREQTREAMQAQIGKTVEVLVEKESRDAGDMAGRTADFKIVHFKGQKRLIGQIMPVRITEAYGQSLRGELILASD from the coding sequence ATGAAACAAGAGAGCCAAAAACTACAAGGTCTGGACAGGCTGTTTATTAAAACATACGGCTGCCAGATGAACGAATACGACTCCGGCCGTATGGCGGATATGATGAAGCAGGCTTATGGCCTCAGGCTTGTCGCAACCCCTGATCAGGCCGATGTGGTCCTGATGAATACCTGCTCGGTTCGTGAGAAGGCGGAGGATAAGGTCTACTCCGAACTTGGCCGTTATAAGAAGCTGAAAGAGAAACGTCCTGATATGATTATCGGGGTAGGTGGCTGTGTCGGACAGCAGGAGGGGGAACGCATCCAGAAGCGGGCACCCTACGTCGATATCGTGTTCGGTCCGCAGACCTACCATCGTCTGCCTGAGATGATCAAAGAGATTCGCCGTGATCGCGTCTGCCTCACTGAAATTGATATGCCCGAGATCGAGAAGTTTGATCATCTGCCCAAGGCAGAGAGTCATGGTGCGGCCGGTTGTGTGACGATCATGGAGGGGTGTGACAAGTTCTGCACCTTCTGTGTGGTGCCTTATACACGTGGAGCTGAAATTTCACGGCCGGTTACTGATATTCTCGAGGAGTGTCGTCAGTTGCTGGCTGGTGGTGCGGTAGAGATCAGTCTGCTGGGTCAGAATGTGAATGCCTATCGTGGTCCTGGCCCGGATGAAGAGGAGTGGGATTTCACCATGCTGCTCTATGCTGTGGCTGAACTTCCAGGCCTTAAACGGCTGCGTTTCTCTACCAGTCATCCGATGGAGATGACCAGTGAACTCTGTATCGCTTTTGCCGAGATTCCACAGCTGATGCCTTATCTGCATCTGCCGGTACAGAGTGGTTCGGATCATCTGCTTAAGGTGATGCATCGCAGCCATGATCGTGAAACCTACTTCCGCATTATTGATGAGTTGCGTCAGCACTGCCCCGATATTGCCCTCTCTTCCGATTTCATTGTTGGTTATCCGGGGGAAACGGATGAAGACTTTGAGGCCACGCTTGATCTGGTTCGCAGAGTGAACTACGGCTCCGCCTTCTGTTTCAAGTATTCACCACGGCCGGGCACACCTGCATCCAAGGTTGAGGATAGTGTGCCTGAAGCGGTGAAAGATATTCGCCTGCAGCAGTTGCTAACACTGACGCGTGAGCAGACGCGAGAAGCCATGCAGGCCCAGATCGGTAAAACGGTTGAAGTGTTGGTTGAGAAAGAGAGCCGTGATGCCGGTGATATGGCCGGGCGCACTGCCGATTTCAAAATCGTTCATTTCAAAGGGCAGAAACGGTTGAT